One stretch of Phycisphaerae bacterium DNA includes these proteins:
- a CDS encoding PEP-CTERM sorting domain-containing protein, which produces MKWMLAAILSVALVTPALASVDITLTAADDSDAVLIQLAPGATTGTFELKSGLSRATGGAAMFGYDAALKMESSAGATGVFTITGRVAGPIVAATSAAPNAVILNAVLGPAPTKDIGYFANAGQLDDANLPAVFDVLTISATDLKVGDVYTISVTAMSDGSLGASDPNGDLIEAGKLGAVTVTVTPEPASLLLLALGGLFLRRRHA; this is translated from the coding sequence ATGAAGTGGATGTTGGCAGCGATTCTTAGTGTGGCGCTGGTGACGCCGGCGTTGGCATCCGTCGACATTACGTTGACGGCGGCCGATGATAGTGACGCCGTGTTGATCCAGCTGGCGCCCGGCGCAACGACCGGGACTTTTGAGCTGAAGAGCGGCCTGTCAAGGGCCACCGGCGGCGCGGCGATGTTCGGGTATGATGCCGCGCTAAAGATGGAGTCGAGTGCTGGGGCGACTGGCGTGTTCACGATCACCGGCCGCGTGGCTGGCCCGATCGTCGCCGCCACCTCAGCGGCACCGAACGCGGTTATCCTGAACGCCGTGCTCGGCCCGGCTCCGACCAAGGATATCGGGTACTTTGCCAACGCCGGTCAGCTGGATGATGCCAATCTTCCCGCGGTGTTCGATGTTCTGACGATCAGCGCGACTGATCTGAAGGTTGGCGATGTGTACACGATTTCGGTCACCGCGATGTCGGATGGCAGCCTTGGCGCCAGCGACCCGAACGGCGACCTGATCGAGGCCGGCAAGCTCGGTGCTGTGACTGTGACGGTCACCCCCGAACCGGCCAGCTTGCTGCTCTTGGCTCTCGGTGGTCTGTTCCTCCGTCGTCGTCATGCCTGA
- the ruvX gene encoding Holliday junction resolvase RuvX, giving the protein MRFLGVDWGGKRIGLALGESESGVASPLCTIDARADVAGDVGAILAVAEEYAADAIVLGLPLNMDDTEGPQAKLSREVAAALGRTGSLPVHLHDERLTSHAADERLVGRELTRKGKKARQDAVAAQVLLESFMARMGADRPGVTGQPSGD; this is encoded by the coding sequence ATGCGGTTCCTAGGTGTCGATTGGGGTGGCAAGCGAATCGGGCTCGCGCTGGGTGAGTCTGAGTCCGGAGTAGCGTCTCCGCTTTGTACGATCGATGCTCGGGCGGACGTTGCCGGGGATGTCGGAGCCATTCTGGCGGTGGCCGAGGAATACGCGGCGGATGCGATTGTTCTGGGGCTGCCGCTGAACATGGACGACACGGAAGGGCCTCAGGCCAAGCTGTCGCGGGAGGTGGCGGCCGCGCTCGGGCGGACCGGGTCACTGCCGGTCCATCTGCACGACGAACGGCTGACCTCGCATGCGGCCGATGAGCGGCTGGTTGGGCGTGAGCTGACCCGCAAGGGGAAGAAGGCCCGGCAGGATGCGGTGGCGGCGCAGGTCTTGCTGGAGTCGTTCATGGCGAGAATGGGAGCTGATCGACCGGGGGTCACGGGGCAGCCTTCGGGGGATTGA